Part of the Vitis vinifera cultivar Pinot Noir 40024 chromosome 13, ASM3070453v1 genome is shown below.
ATAGTGGAAAAGATAACAAACCAAGATCTAACTCTATCTTCTTCTCTCCaacctaaaaaaaatccaaaaccccctaaaaaacctaaaaattgagtttttataGTTTTCCCCTTGAAAAAGCCTAGCATGTGGCATGTTCTTATTGACCacttattttagaaataattccctaaaaatcactaaaaaaaaataataaaatcatgatttttagTCATGTAGGGCCCACTTAAGGCAAATGGAGTGCCCAAAATACAATTTCAGATGTGGAAGTGGTGAAACATCAAAATGGtagtttgtaatttcaaaattagagttttttcaaaatcatttcaaaatgacctagtttgaaatttcaaaattagagTCATTTCAAAATGGCCTTTCATCTCTACATtgttgtcttcaaatgaccataatttctttgttttaattCCGATTTATGCACTGTTTAAAATATTAGACTccgacttcccaagcttcaaaacgGTATATAGCTTGCCCTAAATTGACCTCAAGAAGTGATCTAAATTTTATCTCAAAGTCAGAGTATGTGTTATTGTCAAATCttgagttccaaatttccatGTGAACTTGATTATATTTGCTTCACTACTCCTCCATTATGGTTGCTTACCTTCTATCTCACTACTCCATAACATTTGTTACTAGTATTTCATATTTATGAGTTACTCATCACACCCCTACTTGGAATCTTCATAATTCACAAGTCTCTAGTCTCTCAATTATGCATGTTTaatctcttttatttctttgattgATAATGACTTTTGcacttatcctttttttttttcatttcttaaactTAGAATTagacttaaaatataaattaaatctaTAACTAGGGTCTTAGCATCAATTTAAGTTAAGTTGGatgatttgatatttttatattatatatataaatcatatcatatatgtATTATTGAAGCACATATTTTGACTTCAATCACAGAGGTTAGGTCGGGGAAGAACCCAATCAATGAAGTCATTTTCCTTGGTTGACTTCGTCAAGATAACATATATTTACTTTTGATTGAAGTGGttaacatatacatatatatatatatatatatatatatatatataaccacttCAATCAAACGTAAAGCTATGTGAAAGCAGCATGCTCATGGAGAAGCCTCCCCGGCCAACTTATGACCAACTGAAAATGAGCTTTGAGATGAGACCGATGGAAATTAAGATTTTGAGGCTGAATGATTTTTTCCACTAGTTTTAGGAAAGTTCACCGTCCATGATGACTAATCTCTCCCTATGTTGGAGCTCAATCCTCCAGCTAGGCCAAGTACTCCAGcttttaagatttttattatGTATATAGGATTTCGCTCATTATTCTTGGCACTGTAATCTAAGTCTTGGATTAGTGCAAAAAACGAATGGCAGACCTTTAGTTTGAGCTCCTACAGATTCCTAAAAAATCCTgtggaaaattgaataataatgcCAAGTGAGGAGGAGGTGAGTCAAACTGGCCCCCCCACCCCCCATATCTTTCATGCAAGAGCTACCCTTTTTATCctgtcctttttattttatgatcgATTTTTCTGCATGTGTTGCGTGggtaataattaattaataaaataaatgaataaatcatGTGTCAACTAGCGAATAAGATAGACAAGGATGTGaatttttgaaaccaaaacAAACTTTAAAATCATTCATCTCCTGGCCATCAAATTACATAATTTAGTTACTGAATTGTCTGCCAAAAGTACTTACGCAGACTTCAAAAGGAATGAATTCTATTTAATGGGTCGGACAGTGAGCCCCTGGGGCCGAGGTGAAAGCAAAACTTCATGTTTTGTGCCAACTAGATTCAACCCAAGCTAGTCCTTGGGCCTAGCTGATCCATCGTTAGGCCTACTTGTCATGCCTTAATGCCCATTTGGTCACCAGGTTTTTTTAGCTTCCAAGGTGTTCAAGCcttcactttaattatttttccctATCTTGTTTATTGCTTCAAATAGTGGTAAATATGGAAGACTGgacccaaattttttttcttgctaaTTCCAAGAAGAGAGCATCCTTTTGCAAATTGGGAAAGGACCATATGCTACAACTAAATATAAATTCTGAACATACTAATTTTTAAGGTttcttttggaagcatttgaaATGATTGATATGTAGGTCATATGAAGccttatttattttcctttgccaCAGGAATTGTTTTGAGTTGTAAATCATCTTCCTCTTACATTGTTAAGTACGACGATCCATTATTAATTGttgacttaggtggtgtttgtttttttggctttttactgaaaaccatttagttttataatttaggttgtttgtttttttactttttcattacttattataaattttttactaaatagaaaaaactaaaatatgtgactttttttaaatagaaaaaataatataataatttttttttactttttaatacttaatagaaataaaatactgtaaaaataaacaacctaatatttaatactattaagtattaaggttctatcaagtaaaaaaacaaacaccaccttgaCATTTCAGCTATAATTGACAGCACAATTAGGGTCATGCTTGATGGGAAGGTGGAACTTCCCGTTGATCACGGAGACATGTACGTTCATCAAATGTCTGTTGGCTTATTATTTGACGTTTAATGTATGATTGTGACAGCACAATAGGGCCATGCTTCAGGGGAAGGTGGAACTTCCCGTTGATCATGGAGACATGTACCTTTGTTCATCGAATGTAGCCGAAACAACTGGACTATTCAATTATTTAACGGTCTTTTATCAATACCTATCAAAAAGGTACAACTAATTAGGTAATGTAAggtatgatatatatatatatatatatatatatatatatatatatatatatatatatatatatatatatatattcaagccttattatttgtattttaataccatttatttatatttttactttttgatttcatttatttatattttcattcatcaatttagATCTTACTATAATTGTCCCAATTTATTGTTCTATAAGTATCACTTCGATATCTTAGTATTTTCCTTATGTAACACAATCCAAAGTATCACAAAATTGCATTAAATGTTTGTTGATGGACAAATTTGATCAACTAACCTGAAGTCTAGAATTAATTAGTTAAGcttaatttatttgtaacttTTTGCTTCAAGTTCTCACTTGCTTTGCCATTAATCACCCCAGTTTGGCCTAGTGTACCTGCAAGTACTCACATTTGATATTGCTCATTGAAAAACATTAATAACCGCAGAAGTAGCTATCAGGattcttaatttgtttattcATCCAGTAAGTTGGTTAATTTGAAAGTGATTTAAAGTCATAAAGTTGATGTAGACTCTTGTATAATTCATGATATAGTAATTAAGAGTTCATTTAACaagattttagaaagtgtttttaatttaaaaattatttttgaaaaagtatcaatgtttaacaaaattttaaaaaatatttttaaaattttgataaatcacttataatattaaaaaattattaataattttttctagaaaaacatttgatagatgattttttaaaaatatttcttaagcaaaacaattttattaaaaatgctttaagTAAAAACACTCTCAAATACACTCTAATGATAATTATCATTTAGTACTGGCTAATGAGGAAATTAATATTGCAGAAATAGCTTCAAGCATGAAACCTTGAATGGAGAAGACAcgagaatgaatttttgaaattcatgaCCAAGAGAAAGAGGTCAACGTCCATTCACTGACCACCAATTGCATGTGAAAGGTGTACACAATTATatctttgaaaaaattaaaaatgaacttcatagcttaaaaaataacttaatataaaaaaaacaagaaaatgtgGATTTTCTagataaaaccaaaaatagaaTACTATTTCAAACATGATCATAGTAATGTTAGATGTTAATTATTTAGCGGATTTTCATGATTAAACTTGCTTTTATCTATGTGCtagttaattagttttatatgttTACTATTTAGAACAACTTGGTTTGGAACAGAAAACATGCACCCAAGTTAGTGATGTATCTAACTCGTCAAAGGGTATGTTAGTATGAGCTATATGAATGAAATTTGGAATGACATGTAAAAGACCATAATCTTGTGCTTAAAAATCTAGATTAATTAACACAAATCCTTATGGTTGCTTTACATAATGTTCCTTCCTACACTTACAATATCTTGCTTCTCTATCTAGAATTAATTAATGATAGTATGTGAGTTGATTTCTTCCTTCACTAATTAAAGGCATTGTTTTGAGTCTAGTTTGGGCATCATATTCATATATAGATAAGATACTTGATCAGTTATCTTTGTAAGAATTTATGTATCATCAAATGTCTCATCTATTATAAAGACCACCTAGTTGCGAAGCTTATCAAGggaatgttttttattttcactcacTCTTTTTTAAAAGAGCTGCTTAATTAGGTAATACTTGAACCCATcccaagtttgaaaaaaaaaaaaaaaaaaacccgtcAACCTACCtctaatttgtttatttaaatttcaaacatatCTCATTAAAGGTAAGACGAGATGGGGCAAGTATCTGAAAAAACTCATACCATTATCATCCCTACTTATCATGGGACTGTAACCAAAGTGTTGAAGAAGAGTAAATGACAAAGTGGTATATTAGGGTCTgtttggaaagtgttttttagaactattttttatCTCAAGAACATAAAACACTAAAAAGTTAGTTTGGTGAGGGAGTCTTGTTTTGTTACCCTTATTctcataaaacaatttaaagatGTTTTTGGAGTTTTTCTACTATTCCAATAACAAAGAAAAACGATTGTTCTACTTGTTTTCAAAAGGGGTGTTATCGGTGTTCTAAATGTTTCCTTCTTTGTAGTGTGATGTCTCCACTACCAATGTCCAACATATTGCCAACGCACACTAACATTCAACATATTGCCAACAAATCTCAAAGGCCTcatttttttgctttcaaattagaacaaaacaaacaactataatagagaaaaaattctataaaaaaaatagagatcatctccataagaaaataaaattcaagatcCATGAGATGAAGACAAAGaaggaagaaataaaaatgatggtTTATGATTGAGTTCTAGAGGttgataagaaaaagaaatgggaTGAGCGAATTTCATCACCAACCCTACAACAATCGACTAGCACGATGCAATAGTTGGATATGGTGTTAGCAACATTAGACTCTTCCATCAATAGCGAGGTTTCGACGATCcctctccattttctctctaaTTTTCAATTGAGCAATCTCCATGACAAATCATGCTCTTCTCATCTCTCTATTTCTGATCTTCGTGGGTGTGGATGGTGCTCTCTATTTTTGGGTCTTCGTAGGTGTACGAGGTGTTTGGGAATTAGGAATGTGAGGCAAATTTGGCAAATGCATCATTTTATATTATAACACTAATATTGAATTAGATTATATTAGGCTCTATTATTTTACATGGTAACATCAACACTATGAATTAAATAAGATTTGGtaatatgttattattttataaggTAATAATGTGTTATTTTAAAAGtagatataatttttaaaattatagtaaaatgtaaattcaaaaattatttatatttacaatttcaagttaatagaaaaaaatacttaatttaaaaaaataactttcaaaacaattatttggttttatttttattaactcaaccaaaaatattttttatttttttgaaagaaaaaaactacTTTTTTGGAATTTAGCTTTCCGatgcaattttattattatgtatTTAAAACATCAagttaattgaattaaatactaattaaaaaaattttaaaaaaaacaataacaacttccaaatatgttttttttttacttgttctaaaacactttttttattaactaaaccaaatatgtttttttctttttttagaacaaaaaatattttttaaaattcaattctcaaacataatttttgtttttgaaaatgcaaagaattgttcttaaaaaccattttccaaaaaaaatttctaaaaagacTCTTAATACTTCCGAATTATTTCTTCCTAGCTCTTACTAACCGTGGTAGTTGATGGACAAATTTTTTAGGTCAAGCTTGGTCAAACTGGTCCCTTACATGTGTTTCATGCAACTGTTATGAAACACATGTCAACAaggaatagaaaagaaaaggttgaaAAAGATATTTACAATAATTAGCATAAAATACCTAAGTTATTCAAATTGTCAACAACTTTTGATTAAAATAGGGTTTTTATATTAGGCTTGAATTAACTTAAAGGGTGAttgtttttataactttttatagAAAGTATTTTGTTTTCAGGTTTTACGTTATTTatctttctacttttttataatttattaaaaaaatttaataaaaaaattaaaatatttaactttttctaaatgaaaaaagtaatatattaatttttttggacttttaatacttaataaagataaaatattacaaaaaaaatgacataatatTTAACATCATTAagcactatttaattttaagttctatttaaaattaaggaaaacaaataaacactACATTAATAAGATTTATCTTGTTGGAGTTTTTTAATAGtttgaaagttaaattttaaaCGGAATTCTTGATGGCCAGGGATGTAGTTAAGTTGAGATATTATTGAAAAGATTCAAAGTGAAGAGTCAAGTCATGTTTGAATTTAGAaccaaattatttgatttaataaacCATATCTATGAGCATAAACTTATGATTTTCCACCCTAAATTGGTCGAGAAACTTTTAAAGGAGATTCTGATCATTCTTGTGTTCTATACTCTCCATTTGATTTTTGCTTTGTTTCAATCATTAAGTAGTtgccaaaaatttaaaatttagggGAAAAATCTATTGATCATCTTATAAATCTatggataatttttttcataatgaacAAATAACAATTCAATAAGCTAATTAAGCTCATGACATGCCAAATCTAGAAAGAAAGCTCTTTTTTCCCCTCAAATAATTCTTGTATTTTactctccatttcctttttGCTCTCTAATCCAATCATTAAAAAGAGaaatcttttcattttctcaaccaactAAATTTACTTAGAGaactttttttataatgagCTAAGGTTGATGACAAGCTAGCCAACTCATCAAACTTGTACCATTTTGTGAAACCAATGTTTGGTTTAtcttggttttgatgataacaaaataaggtttagaactaatgattatatttcaagtgtgtttagccaaagagaaatcatgaggaagaagaagacctcaaagaaaagtgtttttcaagactcaagtttcataagatctctttgtaagatTGCTGGTGCattaggattttcatgcattacattttttacttatgcaccaaaatcatctaagagtttttttcattttaaatcatttaaaattggattatttcatgttttcaactaaaaccttatgtcaaatattttccaaacttgtttaaaaggttttaaattgaaaaagttggttgttgaacTAAAAAAGACTCAACCCGTTGAACCAAATGAGGAACTGATCAATCCCCAGTTCAACCAATCAAGgggtgcaaaaaaaaaaacattctttcTCTTCCAAAACGGGTGTTCAACTaatcaaggttgaacctcaaccagtCGACCCGCACCTCAACCGGTCAAGGGGCGACCGAGGTCCAATGGTCACCTggcaagcattaaatgctaacaacTAGTCAACTGGTTGAACCCCCAATGGTTAGTTTGGCCTTTTTCCTCTAGAAAAAtgtttcaatcttcattgtttcatgagtttaaccttcctaaaccttttttgaatttatttgagCATTGAGagagtattttttagtgcaccgttgttctaaaacttgcatatcattagtgcaccattcaatcataattttcttgtatcatttgaacCTTAAAGtctttgtactaggattttgtgagatcctttattatcttcatttgtaaatctttgagaggaagaatctaagtgtaagATATCACTcagggattctcaagtgtggggtatcacttgagaggttattCGAGAGAAGTATCTCTTGAGGTTTATAAAGGGCGTTTAGAGCCAAAAGTCAAAGATAATGGATTGgaacaaggataaaaatatcggtaatcacggatatatcggtagttcgattttacagatatattagAGAAATCAtagaatattttgatacaaaatattgattgatttaaaattgatcaaaacttttgaaaatgtaaaataaagctcttagaaatgaaattagaagtaaaatagacattttaaagttattttgttgaagaaattaatatatatatatataagtgtacattgattattaaattacatcaaatattattcgataataatattgtgatattttattataatatgtttaattttaaaatatttttaatattaaaattgtgatatatttaatttaattgtattaaatgatataaaacaaatgatgataaatgtataattttttaatatttaattaatatattaatgatatgtactaaatgatataaaataaatgatgataaatgtattaatttttaatatttaattaatatattaatgatattaaaaactttttattactcaattaaatgaaaattttgtatttaattataaaataattataattaatttgttgtttaaagtattgttttaatattttgtgtatatgaaaacttttaatatatgtatatatggtGCAAGATTATTAACAATGGGCAAATTTGTCCCAATGGTAATGTGGATGCTCCCCCAAGCATCATGTAAAATAGCTCATTTAAGAGCTTTGCATCTATCAACGCGGGCGTTGACCATCGATATTTCTGTGGAAAATTTCATTTCCACATGCACCAATACACAGATATTTCGATCACCGAAATATCCTGATTTTTCCTCCGTTGATTGGaatcataatccaattataTTGTTTGAAAATGGATATAGGTCGGGTtgcgtcgaaccactataaaattattgtgtttacattctctcttccctactcttttacttcatatgcaattgtttttatattattttattatatatttgcatataattgtctcttgcattcatacaatttaaatttgtaaaaagagaTCATCACTCTATTCACCCCCCTTTTAGGGTAATTACTATAGGTTGGATTAACCTAGTTTTTCTAACATATTTAATAGCATAGAATATTTTAATTAGCTTATTTGGACTATAACTAATCCATGATGTATCAATGaattaaagaagagaaaatgatgatGTGGTACAATATTGTTTCCCAGTCAGTTCTTCCTAGCTCTTACTAACCCTCATAATTAATAGACAAATTTGTCAGCACAAGCTTACTCAAAGTGGCCCCTCCACATGTGTATCATGTAATCACTTTTCTTTAATCTATTATGTAATTTGGCTTTTGAAGACGTGTTACATGCAATTAAGAGGTAGTTAAGTAATAAAACATGTGAATCACATGTCAACAAGGAATAggaccaaaaaaaaatgtacaagatttttgtaataattagcatataataatttattaatttctacTTTTTATCTACTACTTATGAAAAGGTACCTACATCTTAGGTAGTATCTATTTATGCTTTgatcttatttttttcatactttactctcatttttttttagttacatTTCACAATCCAAATTCAATCATACTTTAAAGGCCTAGTTCATATACTATCATTTATATATCCTACcctatttcaaaataaaaacacaattatTGACATCactaattgaaattaattttcaaatattagattgTTGAAGTTCGAACAATCTAGcattattagaaatattttattgttatttaaatttcaaaaggttttaaaaataagaaaaaaaataaaaggaatgtcaaaattatcaaatatatatatatataataatgactTACACTCAACTGTGTAGATAATATATATTCTGAGCCCAAAAAAACTCTCACAACTTTGAAATATGTCTACAAAGTTAAAAcaattcatacatatataacgTCAAGAAATTTCTTTCTTATCCAATGTGAAATATCACAATCACCCTTCATGCAAATACAACATCTTCGTTGTGTTCCATAGGATTGCAAGATCAAGCAGATGTACACATCTCCGGATCAAACAAACTCCCCTCTTTGGTTAAGTTACATTgatattactttttgaattttcatttcaatatttGGGATGTTTTCCtatgtttttgtaatatttgggatgtttttcatttcaatattGATTGATTGAATGTTATGAAAACATAGGAAAACATCCCAaatattgaaacaaaaattcaaaatgtaaTATCAATGTAACTtaatcaaaacttataaaaacaattaaataagaatctaaaaaaaagatagttaaaattaatttacttgctaaatttttattttagcatttcatttttatttttattttttgtatgaatatattaaaaagcaAGGATTTCGAAGGCATTCTTTAGGCACCCGTGAAGTGTGCCTGAGGGCGAGGCTTGGCAAGGTAGGAAGGAGTAGGTTGAAGCAAATTAATTTAGCTTAATGCACCATGATGGTAGGTTAGGTCTATCCACCATCAAATCTATGAAATAGTTCAACGACTTATTCCACCTTCAAGTTTATGGAATAGTTCAAAGTCTTGGTTTGATGGCTAAAgttcaaaagaatcaaaaccAACTAAAGTAATATTGATTCATGTATTCTAGAGTCCACTTCAATCTAATTGCGAAGGATAAGAGAGACCAAGTAGCGAAATATATGTTACTATTGTcatcaaagaagaaaaagaaaaaaaaagattgatgGATTTTGTCAAGAATATTTATATCTTTTAACTTATAAATATATCTTTTACAaagacaaatttcaaattaaggtTATTTTACTTGGAAACATTATCTTTTCAATTAAAAGTTAATTGTaactcaaatttaattaaaattagttttggtttttattgacatgaattccaagaaaaattatagttttaattaaaattatcttcaaaatatttatttttctcatccAATCCAACacatatctcattttttttttttcatgcaacAATGGtagtcttttattttaaatttattgcaATTTCTTTTAAGTCTTTTTTAGTATTCTCATATTATATTCTATACCaccattgaaaaaaatttgtgtTTTCATACACATATATTATTTACTTGAATTtagttcaaataaaaaataaaattatttattttaaaaataaaaataaaataaactaatgaATAGGTTTTCAGATATGGCgatgatttatttaattaaaatttgattttatattgaaataaaggaaattgttttaatttccAATATTCCCATTTTAATCATcataaatatttacaataatttaataattcaatttatcaaacacttaaatattctttttgaaatttataatacttttaaaatcatattttatcaatagcttaattacttttctttcaaaaactTGAATCAAATTTTAAGTGGTTCAAAGTTTTCAACAACAACTAATGTGAATCAAAGCATAGCGACATAGccaagaaaaaatgattttaaaagaacaaaaatttaaaaaaccattttatcaacaatactttctaaaattgtCATAATTTATGCTAAATTAGATTATACATAAAActgtcttttaaaaaaataacttaatataaaGTGGAATTGACGTTCTACCTCCAAGATGTGACAACCAAATGTTTCGCCACTCCTTAGGCAATGCAAAGGGTAAACAACGTCCTACTCCTAGGTGGGAAAGAGTAGTATCTCGTCTTTTGAAAAAGCAAGttcaatataaaaacaaaatatgcgaGAAATAATAGTATTCAATGTGATTAAAAgtcatatttttatctttatttttcaaacaacccttttttaataatattttaaaaaattccgaAGTTTTGGAGGAAGGAATGGAAACAGGACCTTAAACTTGAAGGTTGGCATTCATTAAGTTTTACATACTCTAtggatttttacaaaaataaccAAAGTCAATTTGCATGCAGATATTTAACAATAATTCGCCATCTGGGACCAACTGGGCTCAGCCCAAACCAGTCATGGGACCCGTCAAATCCACCCCAACGAGTTCAACCGTTGGGCCCACGGGTAATCTGATTGTTTGGGCTTGGGTTTAGAGTCCTCCCGCCCAAATCGGAGCCCAAAGCCCAAGATATACTGATACACAATCGCTTCGCCTTGACGGTAAGCATATCATTTGGAGGCTGAGAAAGCGAGAGATACTCGGGAggaaaggagagaaaaatgagcGGAACAGGGAAGAAGATAGTTGATGTGGCCTTCAAAGCATCGAGAACGATAGATTGGGACGGCATGGCTAAGCTTATCGTCACCGAAGAGGCTCGCAAAGAGTTCGCAACTCTTCGCCGTGCCTTCGATGAGGTTAATTCAACTCTCCAGACCAAGTTCAGCCAGGTATCTTCTCTGTCCCTTTCTATGTCTAGACATTTATGTGTGTTGATTAGGGCCGGATCTTTGTGTTCTCTCGAGCTAGGGTTTTTTGTACTGACTTTTTTCATATTGTTCGACTAGGGTTTAATGGGCGATCATCGTTTTTTATTTGGATCCATTtcgttgctgagaaaatgtgagaaaatggaacgaaataaatttttgatctgttgatttttttcatttttgtttgagattttctttttttttttctgaccTTTGGTTTTCTCGGCAACCAGATGAGGGGGTAAGGGAGATCGATTTgtcatcaaaataatattatcaaattttgTTGCTTGATTTCATGgggaaaatggaaaatggaaaatggaaaacCTGCTAATATGTGAAAGAGTTAATGCCAAATGTTGGAAGGAAGATGGGTTGATTTGACTTCATGTATAAGAATTGTCCCTTGTTCAGTTTAGGTGGTGAGAAGCGCGAGATTCGTGAAAGtttataggaaaaaagaaaatttatataatttttggaACTTTGAGTTTTCATTAGTTGGGGCCTGAGAAAGAAATGGACCATTTATCTGTGCCAAGCACAACTACTTGCATGCTGAAATGTGTTCTCCTTTTCTAGGAATACAAAAATAACCATAACACGAGATTAATAATTTGTAtcgttttgttttttgtttttttgttgtcttttattttttattttttatttttttactttttcttggCTGGGGGAGCTCAACTTCTCAAGTCTTGTTTCATATTAATTGTGAGATTTAAAGTTTCTGCAGCCTAAAGATGCATAATCTTGATTGAGAGTATGATctgaattgatttttgacttaTTATTAATCTTAAATCCTGTCcaatttttagtttcttataACAAAATTATGCAGGAACCTGAACCCATAGACTGGGAATATTACAGGAGAGGAATCGGTTCTCGTTTGGTGGATATGTACAAAGAAGCTTACGAAAGTATGTTCCTGCCTAATTGCTTATTTGAGTCTTCTGTTCATTTTGTTTGCATAAATCCACTTTTTCACATTTTAGTTGTCTCTACTTTGCGGCCCTTTTCAGTTAAGATGATGTTTTGTAAAGTGAAGCCCCACTCATCTTATGCATCTGCATTCTGCTTTGAGCTCAAATCTTTAGGATAACATACATTACTTCCTC
Proteins encoded:
- the LOC100241092 gene encoding ATP synthase subunit d, mitochondrial: MSGTGKKIVDVAFKASRTIDWDGMAKLIVTEEARKEFATLRRAFDEVNSTLQTKFSQEPEPIDWEYYRRGIGSRLVDMYKEAYESISVPKYVDTVTPQYKPKFDALLVELKEAEEKSLKESERLEKEIAEVQELKKKISTMTANEYFEKHPELKKKFDDEIRNDYWGY